Proteins from a single region of Runella sp. SP2:
- a CDS encoding D-2-hydroxyacid dehydrogenase: MQIFVNTPFNEALRHTLRQALPAGHQLLFKVELPEDEHRGAFRRADAILGNPPAAWFTEAPAQLKFWQLESAGFDGYKHLHLPNVTVCNLADYFSVPCAETIVAGILAFYRGLEELTLLKAEKHWIGSPIRYRLGLLTGKRVVILGAGSIGQTVKKMLSGFDCSLQMVARSHPDATIHTPEALLAILPQIDLVINCLPGAAKGFFTADMINAMPPNAVFANIGRGSTVDEPALIKALQEQRLAGAVLDVTEVEPLPSNHPFWSMSNVILTQHTGGGQANEQEGKVAIFADNFRRFTEGQPPHNQINLQKGY; encoded by the coding sequence ATGCAAATTTTTGTAAATACGCCCTTCAACGAAGCGCTCCGCCACACCTTACGCCAAGCGCTTCCTGCGGGACACCAGTTGCTATTTAAAGTAGAACTTCCTGAGGATGAACACCGTGGCGCGTTTCGTCGGGCCGATGCGATTTTGGGAAACCCACCTGCGGCATGGTTTACGGAAGCCCCTGCTCAATTAAAATTTTGGCAACTCGAATCGGCGGGATTTGATGGGTACAAGCACCTACACCTTCCCAACGTGACAGTCTGTAACCTAGCCGACTACTTCTCGGTGCCTTGTGCCGAAACCATCGTCGCGGGTATTCTTGCTTTTTATCGAGGGTTGGAAGAACTTACTTTGTTAAAAGCCGAAAAACACTGGATTGGCTCGCCCATTCGCTACCGTTTGGGGCTTCTTACAGGCAAACGAGTAGTAATTTTAGGCGCAGGAAGCATTGGCCAAACCGTCAAAAAAATGCTCTCAGGATTTGATTGTTCTCTTCAAATGGTTGCTCGTTCGCACCCCGATGCCACAATTCACACCCCCGAAGCGCTCTTGGCCATTCTACCCCAAATCGACCTCGTAATCAATTGCTTGCCTGGGGCCGCCAAAGGCTTTTTTACGGCAGATATGATTAATGCCATGCCTCCCAATGCTGTGTTTGCCAACATTGGCCGTGGTTCTACCGTCGATGAACCAGCCCTGATAAAAGCCTTACAAGAACAGCGTCTTGCGGGAGCGGTACTCGACGTGACAGAAGTGGAGCCTTTGCCAAGCAATCACCCGTTTTGGAGCATGTCAAACGTGATTTTAACCCAACACACGGGCGGCGGACAGGCCAACGAACAGGAGGGAAAAGTGGCTATTTTTGCCGATAATTTCCGACGCTTTACCGAAGGACAACCTCCGCACAATCAAATAAATTTACAAAAAGGATACTAG
- the holA gene encoding DNA polymerase III subunit delta, with product MVLSPEQALKEIRQKKIQPLYFIHGDEPYYIDLLADALEKAVVPESEKGFNQFVLFGKDADVGTILNYARRFPFMSERQLVLVKEAQQSNGLDTKDKSALLDDYATRPLSSTVLALCFQGNFDMRKALPKTFEKHGVLVQCKKMYDNKLPDWVGEHVRSLGAKISIKAIQMLVENIGNDLKRITSEIDKILLNLTASEEITAAVVEKYVGISKEYNVFELQKALIQRDVVKSNKIANYLAANTKENPLPQVLIILYNFFSKVLVVHGTQDKSEGHLASVLGVSPFFVKDYLSAARQYSLGHVAKAIKALRQADNASKGIESGSKDEQAIMQELVFTILH from the coding sequence ATGGTTCTTTCCCCCGAACAAGCGCTTAAAGAGATACGCCAGAAGAAAATTCAACCGCTCTATTTTATTCACGGCGACGAACCTTATTACATTGATTTACTGGCCGATGCCCTCGAAAAAGCCGTTGTTCCTGAATCCGAAAAAGGATTTAATCAGTTTGTACTTTTTGGAAAAGATGCCGATGTTGGTACGATTCTCAACTACGCGCGTCGCTTTCCGTTTATGTCGGAGCGGCAACTGGTATTGGTCAAAGAAGCCCAACAATCCAACGGTCTTGATACCAAAGACAAATCGGCCCTTTTGGACGACTACGCCACTCGTCCGTTGTCATCCACGGTATTGGCTTTGTGTTTTCAGGGGAATTTTGACATGCGAAAAGCTTTGCCCAAGACCTTTGAAAAACACGGGGTTTTAGTCCAGTGCAAAAAAATGTACGACAACAAACTTCCCGATTGGGTAGGCGAGCACGTGCGAAGCTTGGGCGCAAAAATCAGCATCAAAGCGATTCAGATGTTGGTGGAAAACATCGGGAATGACCTCAAACGCATCACCAGCGAAATCGACAAAATCTTGCTCAACCTCACCGCCAGTGAAGAAATTACGGCCGCAGTGGTAGAGAAATACGTAGGAATTAGCAAAGAATACAACGTATTTGAATTGCAAAAGGCGCTTATCCAACGAGATGTGGTGAAGTCCAATAAAATCGCTAATTACCTCGCTGCCAACACGAAAGAAAATCCTTTGCCGCAGGTGCTTATCATTTTGTACAACTTTTTCAGCAAAGTGCTCGTCGTTCACGGAACGCAAGACAAATCGGAAGGACACCTTGCTTCGGTGTTGGGTGTGAGTCCGTTTTTTGTCAAAGATTATTTATCGGCGGCGCGGCAGTATTCGTTGGGGCACGTGGCCAAAGCCATCAAAGCCTTGCGCCAAGCCGACAATGCTTCTAAAGGAATCGAATCAGGTTCAAAAGACGAACAAGCCATTATGCAAGAGCTTGTTTTTACGATTTTGCACTAA
- a CDS encoding DUF4230 domain-containing protein: protein MGLSTLLFFVITLLLGGAVGYGLFYVANRKNAQLGQSTQSSTILLERIEKVFKVVMAEGYFTEIFDYKDDKKFLYLFKNSKKALVIAKAKVLVGFDFAKMRFRLDETTNQMVIEYFPEPEVLSIDTDYKFYDIENGIWNRFSHEDYTNLLVDAKQAMNEKALEGDLPRIANNQIQFMMYQLAASMNWKINMQLPEANQKRLEEFSNYDEVNAEPKLLPKDED, encoded by the coding sequence ATGGGACTTTCTACACTTTTGTTTTTTGTGATTACCCTACTTTTAGGCGGGGCGGTGGGATATGGCTTGTTTTACGTGGCCAATCGAAAAAATGCCCAATTGGGTCAGTCCACCCAATCGTCCACCATTTTGCTGGAGCGGATTGAAAAGGTATTTAAAGTCGTCATGGCCGAAGGATACTTTACGGAAATATTTGATTATAAGGACGATAAAAAGTTTTTGTATTTGTTCAAAAACTCCAAAAAAGCCTTGGTGATTGCCAAAGCAAAGGTGCTGGTTGGTTTCGATTTTGCCAAAATGCGTTTTCGCCTGGATGAAACCACCAATCAAATGGTCATTGAGTATTTCCCTGAACCTGAAGTGCTTTCGATTGATACCGATTATAAGTTTTATGACATCGAAAATGGCATCTGGAACCGCTTTAGCCACGAAGATTATACCAACTTGCTGGTGGATGCCAAACAAGCCATGAACGAAAAGGCATTGGAGGGAGATTTGCCCCGCATTGCCAACAATCAAATTCAGTTTATGATGTACCAATTAGCCGCTTCGATGAATTGGAAGATAAATATGCAACTCCCCGAAGCCAATCAAAAACGGCTAGAGGAGTTTAGCAATTATGACGAAGTAAACGCCGAACCCAAGCTTTTGCCAAAAGACGAAGATTGA
- a CDS encoding TonB-dependent receptor domain-containing protein, producing the protein MKYFMISILFIVGVSAAKSQDIQGTVKDEKGTIQPFVNLILLTIPDSTLVTGAVSDEVGGFKFSNLKSGQYLLKVSSIGFLPYYSTFTITQNQTIDIILQANATQLTEVVVTGKKPVIETRGEKLVFNVEAASNTVGLNGLEVLRKSPGITVDQQNNLMLKGRPNVQVYINGKPSMIQGSELASFLKSLRASDIASIEMSTTPGASYDAAGGGGVINIQLKSNLKAGLNGIVSTTAMQGKTPKGEANLAVSFNDAKWNITTSVSTTRGIWRDTEEIVNMTSDNKIVRLNSYYDENRNGLNLRLRSDYKISRKSTLGVSFMSSNNDEDREGVSNTQIFGNSSDNLPQTKLNAFNQRKRDVEVLNWGVNYRFENNNKMKWGIDADWNSNKTISNTLQPNIYLNPVSDTALFSRNYAMEAPVGIVIKMVKTDFEIPLKAIGKFSFGAKYSDVGSNNGFDFYNVNNSEKFIDSSQSNHFNYLERIVAGYGSLTGQKGKWEYSLGLRVERTHTTSTLTSLRQNQNRRVDTNYVNVFPSLALTYHLNENNEFSLAYRYSIDRPIYTDLNPFDRKIDEYNSSRGNPFLKPQFTNTIELGYTFLQSMNVTLNYSHTKNFAAFVTDRAISATTQQEVFYDITRNLDKMQQYGVDLSFPITITNWWHGFANIYANYTMFKANFESNKVIDRKVLGGGLWIQQQISLGKGWDFDISGWYALNSTWGVSISNPMGVFDAGISKKILKDKGSLKFTFNDLLKGSSWNSNSKVGNFVTFNKGAWEGRYIAINFNYRFGLVKADFKLESEEVKSRRRGN; encoded by the coding sequence ATGAAGTATTTCATGATTTCAATTCTTTTCATCGTAGGAGTTAGCGCCGCAAAGTCCCAAGATATTCAAGGTACCGTAAAAGATGAAAAAGGAACTATACAGCCATTTGTCAACCTTATTTTACTGACTATTCCCGACTCTACTTTGGTAACAGGTGCAGTATCTGACGAAGTTGGAGGGTTTAAATTTTCTAACCTCAAATCAGGGCAATATTTACTTAAAGTTTCCTCAATTGGGTTCTTGCCCTATTATTCCACCTTTACTATTACTCAAAATCAAACCATTGATATTATTCTACAGGCCAATGCTACTCAATTAACTGAAGTTGTGGTTACTGGGAAAAAACCAGTTATCGAAACCCGAGGCGAAAAGTTGGTTTTTAATGTTGAAGCTGCAAGTAATACTGTGGGTTTGAATGGCCTGGAGGTTCTTCGAAAATCTCCAGGCATAACCGTTGACCAACAAAATAATCTCATGTTAAAAGGGCGTCCGAACGTACAGGTTTATATAAATGGTAAGCCGTCCATGATTCAAGGCAGTGAATTGGCATCTTTCCTAAAAAGTTTGAGAGCAAGCGATATTGCATCCATTGAAATGTCAACTACTCCTGGAGCCTCATACGATGCGGCTGGTGGTGGTGGTGTAATTAATATTCAATTGAAAAGCAACCTAAAAGCAGGACTAAATGGTATCGTTTCTACAACTGCAATGCAAGGAAAAACGCCCAAAGGAGAAGCTAATTTAGCCGTTAGTTTCAACGATGCAAAATGGAATATTACCACTTCTGTCAGTACAACAAGGGGTATTTGGCGTGATACAGAAGAAATTGTAAATATGACTTCTGATAATAAAATTGTCCGCCTTAACTCCTATTATGATGAAAACAGAAATGGATTAAACCTCAGATTAAGAAGCGATTATAAGATTTCTAGAAAAAGCACATTAGGGGTTAGTTTTATGAGTAGCAACAATGACGAAGATCGAGAAGGGGTTAGTAATACACAGATTTTCGGAAATAGCTCTGATAACTTGCCTCAAACTAAGTTAAACGCTTTTAATCAAAGAAAAAGAGATGTAGAGGTATTAAATTGGGGCGTTAATTACAGATTTGAGAATAATAATAAAATGAAGTGGGGAATTGATGCAGATTGGAATAGTAATAAAACTATATCGAATACCTTACAACCTAATATTTACCTCAATCCTGTCAGTGATACCGCTTTATTCAGTAGAAATTATGCGATGGAAGCCCCTGTTGGTATTGTAATTAAAATGGTAAAAACAGATTTTGAAATTCCTTTAAAAGCGATTGGAAAATTTAGCTTTGGCGCTAAATACTCAGATGTTGGGAGTAATAATGGCTTTGATTTTTATAATGTAAATAATTCTGAAAAATTTATTGATTCGAGTCAGTCAAATCACTTTAACTATCTCGAACGCATTGTTGCAGGTTATGGAAGCCTAACAGGCCAAAAGGGAAAATGGGAATACAGTCTAGGCTTACGAGTGGAAAGAACCCATACTACAAGTACGCTTACATCCCTTCGTCAGAATCAAAACCGAAGGGTCGATACCAACTATGTGAATGTTTTTCCATCACTTGCCTTAACGTATCATCTTAATGAAAACAACGAATTTTCGTTGGCGTATCGCTATTCAATCGACCGACCAATTTACACTGATTTAAACCCTTTTGATAGAAAAATAGACGAATATAATAGTTCGAGAGGGAATCCTTTTTTAAAACCACAGTTTACCAATACCATCGAATTAGGCTACACATTTTTACAGTCAATGAACGTTACGTTGAACTATTCACACACCAAAAACTTTGCTGCATTCGTAACTGACCGTGCTATTAGTGCTACTACTCAACAGGAGGTTTTTTACGACATTACTCGAAATTTAGACAAAATGCAGCAGTATGGAGTTGATCTAAGTTTTCCGATTACGATAACAAACTGGTGGCATGGATTTGCTAATATTTACGCAAATTATACGATGTTTAAAGCAAATTTTGAATCTAACAAAGTCATCGACCGCAAGGTATTGGGTGGAGGGCTTTGGATTCAACAACAAATAAGCCTTGGTAAGGGATGGGACTTTGATATTTCTGGTTGGTATGCTTTAAATTCAACTTGGGGCGTATCTATTTCAAATCCAATGGGAGTTTTTGATGCAGGTATTTCTAAAAAGATTCTCAAAGATAAAGGTTCTCTAAAATTTACCTTTAATGATTTACTCAAAGGTTCTTCTTGGAATTCAAATTCTAAAGTTGGGAATTTTGTTACCTTCAACAAAGGGGCTTGGGAGGGGCGTTATATTGCTATAAATTTCAATTACCGTTTCGGACTTGTTAAAGCTGATTTTAAGCTAGAAAGTGAGGAAGTTAAAAGTCGCCGTCGAGGAAACTAA
- a CDS encoding sensor histidine kinase → MSYRNLSESEFFFVLLVEASVHLFTIVTLVFHLLYWSHFLLIKGQIQLYAVGFFVLVWLEVVLESWINSYFGCDNHDSRYYTLYLIGNFINYGVFHIAAIGLKAFKMWILETKKRLSAESDAHIAQLEMLKSQLNPHFLFNTLNNLYVLNKTRPEEAGEVILRLSDLLRYQLYEGSGENVLMSKELEFIKTWLILEEIRRTKSHFNLTIIGDYNHLRLPPFLFMTFIENALKHGKIDSETLIKFTFKNDDFKHIIEFEVTNQKQVKIINSKTKVGGLGLKNVKQRLELLFKNNYHLKIEDSQNTFSVFLTLEIAK, encoded by the coding sequence ATGAGTTATCGAAATCTCAGTGAATCAGAATTTTTCTTTGTTCTATTGGTGGAGGCTTCGGTACACTTATTTACCATAGTGACCTTAGTGTTTCACCTGCTTTATTGGTCGCATTTCTTATTAATAAAAGGTCAAATACAGCTTTATGCCGTCGGTTTTTTTGTGTTGGTTTGGCTTGAGGTGGTTTTAGAGTCATGGATTAATTCTTACTTTGGATGTGATAACCACGATTCCAGATATTATACTTTATATCTCATTGGTAACTTTATTAACTATGGTGTCTTTCACATTGCGGCAATTGGATTAAAAGCGTTTAAAATGTGGATTTTGGAAACAAAAAAACGTTTAAGTGCGGAATCAGATGCGCACATTGCTCAGTTAGAAATGTTAAAAAGTCAGTTAAATCCGCACTTTTTGTTTAATACACTGAATAATTTATATGTATTGAATAAGACTCGCCCAGAAGAAGCTGGTGAAGTAATTCTTAGACTTTCGGATTTGTTGAGATACCAACTTTATGAAGGTAGTGGCGAGAATGTTTTGATGTCGAAAGAGTTAGAATTTATCAAAACATGGCTAATTTTGGAAGAAATTAGAAGAACAAAATCTCATTTTAACTTAACAATAATTGGTGATTATAACCATCTTCGTTTGCCCCCTTTTTTATTTATGACATTTATTGAAAATGCCTTAAAACATGGAAAAATAGACAGTGAAACATTGATAAAATTCACTTTTAAAAATGATGATTTTAAGCACATCATTGAATTTGAGGTTACTAATCAAAAACAAGTTAAAATTATAAATAGTAAAACAAAAGTTGGAGGATTAGGCTTAAAAAATGTAAAACAACGGCTGGAGTTGTTGTTTAAGAACAATTATCATTTAAAAATTGAAGATTCTCAAAATACATTTTCTGTATTTTTAACCTTAGAAATTGCCAAGTAG
- a CDS encoding LytTR family DNA-binding domain-containing protein yields MRCIIVDDEPLAVEGMLLNINQIDSLELVGSFSNALDAHKFLKDNEIDLMFLDINMPNLTGLELVKIISNPPMIIFTTAYSEYAVESYEVAAIDYLTKPIRFQRFFQAVNKAEEQYRLRKKTETSTSNQNLSEYILIKADRRTHRVYVNDIYYIEGLKDYVLVHTQAEKLAVAMNIKTIGKQLPESYFVRINKSFIVNLNHINSFDNDFLKIDSKELPIGLVFRENFLKKIAQDRVLKR; encoded by the coding sequence ATGAGATGTATTATTGTTGACGACGAACCTCTTGCTGTCGAAGGAATGCTATTGAATATAAATCAAATAGATTCTTTGGAACTGGTTGGTTCATTTTCTAATGCGTTAGATGCTCATAAGTTTTTGAAAGACAATGAAATTGATTTAATGTTTTTGGATATAAATATGCCTAATTTGACAGGGTTAGAATTAGTTAAAATTATTTCTAACCCTCCTATGATTATTTTTACGACGGCCTACTCGGAGTACGCCGTGGAAAGCTATGAAGTTGCCGCGATTGATTATTTAACCAAACCTATTCGTTTTCAACGTTTTTTCCAAGCAGTAAATAAAGCAGAAGAGCAATATAGACTTCGCAAAAAAACAGAAACATCGACTTCAAACCAAAATTTATCGGAGTATATTCTCATCAAAGCAGACCGACGAACACATCGAGTCTATGTCAATGATATTTATTATATTGAAGGTTTAAAAGATTATGTTTTAGTACATACGCAAGCCGAGAAATTAGCAGTAGCAATGAATATCAAGACGATTGGCAAACAATTACCTGAAAGCTATTTTGTTCGTATTAATAAATCTTTTATTGTTAATTTAAACCACATCAATAGTTTCGATAATGATTTTCTTAAAATTGACTCCAAAGAACTACCA